Proteins encoded in a region of the Nocardia asteroides genome:
- a CDS encoding SpoIIE family protein phosphatase: MTDLESPGTETETTPNEPPGAGATVHRLAATVERLRQQIQQAQATADGRALIEMAKGVLVERLRCGPAQAVRQLEALAEQAGITPLELAADLVNQAAQDKVSAVVGEFLLRTATPEEPSAAVRLRTAESGLLAAGDTQRVAESVLEHAVTPLGATAVAIWSAGADASLTLAGFAGIVPHEAERWRYVPPGVATPARQALVERNAVWIEDLGRSGLPSIGDRDGGRAAIPAAAGGKLLGVLEVCWPQPLEPQPPQVHRQLEALAELCAHTLESDLAPVRAPVRPDVAELVRLADGLFDPALVLLPHHDDDGALVDFCIHHVNSCFVDPAGRPRGLVNGALLLEAYPLAAGEGQLFGRIEHVFATGETYRSDRVMLTELVDQVPLTVSTALSISRHGDTVLVVWRVEDETARLATLLQHAQRLGRVGGFEENAATGEITWSSQLFALYGLAPTATPIPLAQLPGHVHADDADAVGRFLRTLLRYRRSASTAFRLIRPDGVTRHIRIVAEPVLEAGHLAVIRGAYQDISAQHWTEVALSATRDRLAHTEQHAAEQSLLARQLQQAIMPDAQPSIEAFGLRIAVRYRPAEQDHTVGGDWYDAVVLPSKQIMVSVGDITGHGIKAATGMVVLRNALRGLAATGAGPGQMLTWLNQVAHHLTDNIFATAICGLYDPHTRVLRWARAGHLPPVLIRDGQASSLPMLAGMLLGAVAETTFEEAELQLEPDDTLLLYTDGLIERRDRLLDECVERLLATSAQLTGSLDDRLDELLDGSDADTDDDTCVVGIQVGPGQDSSSNC; this comes from the coding sequence ATGACCGACCTGGAAAGCCCCGGCACAGAGACCGAGACGACACCGAACGAGCCCCCGGGCGCGGGGGCCACCGTCCACCGCCTCGCGGCCACCGTGGAGCGGTTGCGCCAGCAGATCCAGCAGGCTCAGGCGACCGCCGACGGACGCGCGCTGATCGAGATGGCCAAGGGCGTACTGGTCGAACGGCTGCGCTGCGGGCCCGCGCAGGCGGTGCGGCAGCTCGAGGCCCTCGCCGAGCAAGCGGGCATCACTCCCCTGGAGTTGGCCGCCGACCTGGTCAACCAGGCGGCGCAGGACAAGGTCAGCGCGGTGGTGGGGGAGTTCCTGCTGCGTACCGCCACGCCGGAGGAGCCATCGGCGGCTGTGCGGTTGCGCACCGCCGAGAGCGGGCTGCTCGCCGCCGGCGACACGCAACGCGTGGCGGAGTCGGTGCTGGAGCACGCCGTGACGCCGCTGGGCGCCACGGCAGTGGCGATCTGGTCCGCGGGAGCAGACGCGTCGCTGACCCTGGCGGGTTTCGCCGGCATCGTCCCGCACGAAGCCGAGCGATGGCGGTATGTGCCGCCCGGCGTGGCCACCCCGGCACGGCAGGCACTGGTGGAGCGCAACGCGGTGTGGATCGAAGACCTGGGCCGGTCCGGCCTGCCGTCGATCGGTGACCGCGACGGTGGCCGCGCGGCGATCCCGGCGGCAGCTGGGGGCAAGCTGCTCGGCGTGCTCGAGGTGTGCTGGCCGCAGCCGCTCGAGCCGCAGCCGCCGCAGGTGCACCGGCAGTTGGAGGCGCTGGCCGAGTTGTGCGCGCACACCCTGGAGTCGGACCTGGCCCCTGTGCGCGCACCGGTCCGGCCCGACGTCGCGGAACTCGTACGGCTCGCGGACGGCCTTTTCGACCCGGCGCTCGTGCTGCTGCCCCACCACGACGACGACGGCGCGCTCGTCGACTTCTGCATCCACCACGTCAACAGTTGCTTCGTCGACCCGGCAGGCCGTCCCCGCGGCCTGGTCAACGGCGCGCTGCTGCTCGAGGCGTACCCGCTGGCCGCGGGTGAGGGGCAGCTGTTCGGGCGGATCGAGCACGTCTTCGCCACCGGCGAGACCTATCGCTCCGACCGAGTGATGCTGACCGAGCTGGTCGACCAGGTGCCGCTGACCGTCTCGACCGCGCTCAGCATCAGCCGCCATGGCGATACCGTGCTCGTGGTATGGAGGGTGGAGGACGAGACGGCGCGGCTGGCGACGCTGTTGCAGCACGCGCAGCGCCTGGGCCGGGTCGGTGGGTTCGAGGAGAACGCGGCCACCGGCGAGATCACCTGGAGCAGCCAGCTTTTCGCTCTCTACGGGCTGGCCCCGACCGCGACCCCGATTCCGCTCGCGCAGTTGCCCGGGCACGTCCACGCCGACGACGCCGATGCGGTGGGGCGGTTCCTGCGGACTCTGCTGCGCTACCGCCGCTCGGCCTCCACCGCGTTCCGCCTGATCCGGCCGGACGGCGTGACCCGGCACATCCGGATCGTCGCCGAACCGGTCCTGGAGGCGGGGCACCTTGCCGTCATCCGCGGCGCCTATCAGGACATCTCCGCCCAGCACTGGACCGAGGTCGCGCTGTCGGCGACGCGCGACCGGCTCGCGCACACCGAGCAGCACGCCGCCGAACAGAGCCTGCTGGCGCGGCAGCTCCAGCAGGCGATCATGCCGGACGCGCAGCCGTCCATCGAGGCGTTCGGGCTGCGCATCGCGGTGCGATACCGACCCGCCGAGCAGGACCACACCGTCGGCGGCGACTGGTACGACGCGGTCGTGCTGCCTTCCAAGCAGATCATGGTGTCCGTCGGCGACATCACCGGCCACGGCATCAAGGCGGCCACCGGCATGGTCGTGCTACGCAACGCCCTGCGCGGCCTCGCCGCCACGGGCGCAGGACCGGGTCAGATGCTGACCTGGCTGAACCAGGTGGCCCACCACCTGACCGACAACATCTTCGCCACCGCCATCTGCGGGCTCTACGACCCGCACACCCGGGTGCTGCGCTGGGCCCGGGCGGGCCATCTACCCCCGGTGCTGATACGCGACGGCCAAGCGTCCAGCCTGCCCATGCTGGCGGGGATGCTCCTCGGCGCTGTCGCGGAAACGACGTTCGAGGAAGCCGAACTCCAACTGGAACCCGACGACACACTCCTGCTCTACACCGACGGGCTGATCGAGCGCCGGGATCGGCTGCTCGACGAGTGTGTGGAACGGCTGCTCGCGACGTCGGCACAGCTCACCGGTAGCTTGGACGACCGTCTCGACGAGTTGCTCGACGGTAGCGATGCCGACACCGACGACGACACCTGCGTGGTGGGCATCCAAGTGGGACCTGGCCAGGACTCGTCGAGCAACTGCTAG
- a CDS encoding HAMP domain-containing protein, with translation MTDTAAAARIGTEQAVTAAGQVELRQLLAGLTAVRDGDFGTRLPTDADGLLGEIATVFNGMVDQLSLFTSEVTRVAREVGTDGRLGGQAEVPGVSGTWKDLTDSVNAMAGNLTSQVRDIAQVATAVARGDLSQKIDVDARGEILELKDTVNTMVDQLSAFADEVTRVAREVGSEGRLGGQAEVPGVGGVWRDLTASVNFMAGNLTDQVRNIAQVTTAVARGDLSQKITVSARGEILELKNTINTMVDQLSSFADEVTRVSREVGTEGILGGQADVKGVSGTWRDLTDSVNFMAGNLTAQVRSIAQVATAVAQGDLSQKIRVDARGEILELKNTINTMVDQLSAFADEVTRVAREVGTEGRLGGQADVKGVSGTWKDLTESVNVMADNLTAQVRSIAQVTTAVARGDLSQKIRVDARGEILELKETINTMVDQLSAFADEVTRVAREVGTEGNLGGQATVRGVSGTWKDLTDNVNVMASNLTGQVRSIAQVATAVARGDLSQKITVEAKGEVAALAGVINTMVDTLSAFADEVTRVAREVGTEGMLGGQARVPNVAGTWKDLTDNVNSMANNLTNQVRNIAQVTTAVAQGDLTRKIDVDARGEILELKTTINTMVDQLSAFAAEVTRVAREVGSEGRLGGQAEVEGVSGTWKRLTENVNGLAGNLTRQVRAIAAVTSAVAEGDLTRSITVEASGEVAELKDNINAMVESLRETTMANQDQDWLKTNLARISGLMQGQRDLHVVAGLIMDELAPLVSAQFGAFYLADDSDEQPELRLISSYGSPEEPGSPTRFAFGQSLVGQAARSRRTIAVENVPGDYVTISSGLGQIAPLNLLMLPIVVEDQVLGVIELATLHRFTRIHRDFLDQLMETVGVNVNTIIANARTDELLVESQRLTTELQARSEELQVQQEELQRSNAELEDKAALLAMQNRDIEAKNLQIEQARQELETRAQQLALASKYKSEFLANMSHELRTPLNSLLILAQLLAQNPSRNLTPKQVEYAGIIHSAGSDLLQLINDILDLSKVEAGKMDLTPERVSLRQLLDYVEATFRPMTTQKSLRFRVTTSPGLPLDLLTDDSRLRQVLRNLLSNAVKFTETGSVQLRIEPAEASELPAAVRQHGAAVAFRVIDTGIGIAEHQLESIFGAFQQADGTTSRKYGGTGLGLSISREIAYLLGGAISAESTLGQGSTFTLYLPVARPDFQDAPPREREDDAQQPDSRPAQIPAPATPQQHRRLLVVEERPQGLLSLVAQSAVAELADSNDPRGPVQVVTTVGVEEAAAALAAEAFHCVVLEMDMPDGAALRFLETMDGDAALSGVPVLVHNRRLDAEQERVLQHRATRQPLELLSSLDDLRERIVLHVTAEAPGDMVPLVRREDAPAAAPHHPDGKLAGRTVLIIDDDARNLFALSSILELHGMSVLHAEDGREGIDKLLAHPETDLLLMDVMMPEMDGYTATAKIREMPQYENLPIIAVTAKAMLGDREKSLAAGANDYVTKPVDADALIACIQHWLGV, from the coding sequence ATGACGGATACGGCGGCAGCTGCCCGCATCGGAACCGAGCAGGCAGTGACGGCCGCGGGCCAGGTCGAGTTGCGCCAACTGCTGGCCGGGTTGACGGCGGTGCGCGACGGTGATTTCGGCACCCGGCTACCGACGGACGCCGACGGGCTGCTCGGTGAGATCGCGACGGTGTTCAACGGCATGGTGGACCAGCTGTCGCTGTTCACCTCCGAGGTCACCCGCGTCGCGCGCGAGGTCGGTACGGACGGGCGGCTGGGTGGTCAAGCCGAGGTGCCCGGCGTGTCCGGCACCTGGAAGGACCTCACCGACTCGGTGAACGCGATGGCGGGCAACCTGACCAGCCAGGTGCGCGACATCGCCCAGGTCGCGACGGCCGTGGCGCGCGGCGACCTCTCCCAGAAGATCGACGTGGACGCGCGCGGTGAGATCCTGGAGTTGAAGGACACCGTCAACACGATGGTGGACCAACTGTCCGCGTTCGCGGACGAGGTCACCCGCGTGGCGCGCGAAGTGGGTTCGGAGGGCCGGCTGGGCGGTCAGGCGGAGGTGCCCGGCGTCGGCGGCGTGTGGCGCGATCTCACCGCCTCGGTGAACTTCATGGCGGGCAACCTGACCGACCAGGTCCGCAACATCGCCCAGGTGACGACCGCGGTGGCCCGGGGCGATTTGAGCCAGAAGATCACGGTGAGCGCCCGCGGCGAGATCCTGGAGTTGAAGAACACCATCAACACGATGGTCGACCAGCTGTCGTCCTTCGCCGACGAGGTCACCCGGGTGTCGCGCGAGGTGGGCACGGAGGGCATCCTCGGTGGTCAGGCGGATGTCAAGGGCGTATCCGGTACCTGGCGCGACCTCACCGACTCGGTCAATTTCATGGCGGGCAATCTGACAGCGCAGGTGCGTTCGATCGCTCAGGTCGCCACCGCGGTGGCCCAGGGTGATCTGTCCCAGAAGATCAGGGTGGACGCGCGGGGCGAGATCCTGGAGTTGAAGAACACCATCAACACGATGGTCGATCAGCTCTCGGCGTTCGCCGACGAGGTCACCCGCGTCGCCCGCGAAGTGGGCACCGAGGGCCGGCTGGGCGGTCAGGCGGACGTCAAGGGCGTCTCCGGCACCTGGAAGGACCTCACCGAGTCGGTCAACGTGATGGCCGACAACCTCACCGCGCAGGTGCGTTCGATCGCGCAGGTCACGACCGCGGTCGCCCGCGGCGACCTGAGCCAGAAGATCCGGGTGGACGCGCGCGGTGAGATCTTGGAGCTCAAGGAGACCATCAACACGATGGTCGATCAGCTCTCGGCCTTCGCCGACGAGGTCACCCGCGTCGCCCGAGAGGTCGGCACCGAGGGCAACCTCGGCGGCCAGGCGACGGTGCGGGGTGTGTCGGGCACCTGGAAGGACCTGACCGACAACGTCAATGTCATGGCCTCCAACCTGACCGGCCAGGTGCGCTCGATCGCTCAGGTCGCCACGGCGGTGGCGCGCGGCGATCTGAGCCAGAAGATCACCGTGGAGGCGAAGGGCGAGGTCGCGGCGCTCGCCGGTGTGATCAACACGATGGTCGACACGCTGTCCGCCTTCGCCGACGAGGTCACCCGTGTCGCCCGGGAGGTCGGCACCGAGGGCATGCTCGGCGGTCAGGCGCGGGTACCGAACGTGGCGGGCACCTGGAAGGACCTGACCGACAACGTCAACTCGATGGCGAACAACCTGACCAACCAGGTCCGCAACATCGCCCAGGTCACCACCGCGGTGGCGCAGGGCGATCTGACCCGCAAGATCGACGTGGACGCTCGCGGCGAGATCCTCGAGTTGAAGACCACGATCAACACGATGGTCGACCAGCTTTCCGCGTTCGCGGCCGAGGTGACCCGCGTCGCCCGCGAGGTGGGGTCGGAGGGCCGGCTGGGCGGGCAGGCCGAGGTCGAGGGAGTCTCGGGCACGTGGAAGCGGCTGACCGAGAACGTCAACGGGCTGGCGGGCAACCTGACCCGCCAGGTCCGCGCCATCGCCGCGGTCACCAGCGCCGTGGCCGAGGGCGACCTGACCCGCTCCATCACCGTGGAGGCCTCCGGCGAGGTCGCGGAGCTGAAGGACAACATCAACGCGATGGTGGAGTCCCTGCGTGAGACCACCATGGCCAACCAGGATCAGGACTGGTTGAAGACCAACCTGGCCCGCATCTCCGGTCTCATGCAGGGACAGCGCGACCTGCATGTGGTGGCCGGATTGATCATGGACGAGCTGGCGCCGTTGGTCTCCGCGCAGTTCGGTGCGTTCTACCTTGCCGACGACAGCGACGAGCAGCCGGAGCTGCGGCTGATCAGCTCCTACGGCAGTCCGGAGGAACCGGGCAGCCCGACGCGGTTCGCCTTCGGCCAGTCCCTGGTAGGCCAGGCCGCCCGCAGTCGCCGCACGATCGCCGTGGAGAACGTGCCCGGCGACTACGTCACCATCTCCTCCGGACTGGGACAGATCGCGCCGCTCAACCTGCTGATGCTGCCGATCGTGGTGGAGGATCAGGTCCTCGGTGTGATCGAGCTGGCTACGCTGCACCGCTTCACCCGCATCCACCGGGACTTCCTCGACCAGCTGATGGAGACGGTGGGCGTCAACGTCAACACCATCATCGCCAACGCCCGCACCGACGAGCTGCTGGTCGAGTCCCAGCGCCTGACCACCGAACTGCAAGCCCGTTCCGAGGAGTTGCAGGTGCAGCAGGAAGAGCTGCAGCGATCCAACGCCGAGCTCGAGGACAAGGCGGCTCTGCTGGCCATGCAGAACCGCGACATCGAAGCCAAGAACCTCCAGATCGAGCAGGCCAGGCAGGAACTGGAGACCCGCGCCCAGCAGCTCGCGCTCGCTTCGAAGTACAAGTCGGAGTTCCTGGCCAATATGAGCCACGAACTGCGCACCCCGCTGAACAGTCTGCTGATCCTCGCGCAATTGCTGGCCCAGAACCCGAGTCGCAACCTCACGCCCAAGCAGGTCGAGTACGCGGGCATCATCCACTCGGCGGGCTCGGACCTGTTGCAGCTGATCAACGACATCCTCGATCTGTCCAAGGTGGAGGCGGGCAAGATGGACCTCACGCCCGAGCGCGTGTCGTTGCGTCAGCTGCTGGACTACGTCGAGGCCACCTTCCGGCCGATGACCACCCAGAAGAGTCTGCGCTTCCGCGTCACGACTTCGCCCGGCCTGCCGTTGGACCTGCTCACCGACGACTCCCGGCTGCGTCAGGTGCTGCGCAATCTGCTGTCCAACGCGGTGAAGTTCACCGAGACCGGGTCGGTGCAGCTGCGGATCGAGCCCGCGGAGGCGAGCGAGCTGCCCGCCGCCGTGCGCCAGCACGGCGCCGCCGTCGCGTTCCGGGTGATCGACACCGGTATCGGCATCGCCGAACACCAACTGGAGTCGATCTTCGGCGCGTTCCAGCAGGCCGACGGCACGACCAGCCGCAAGTACGGCGGCACCGGCCTCGGCCTGTCGATCAGCCGGGAGATCGCCTACCTGCTCGGCGGCGCCATCAGCGCCGAAAGCACGCTCGGCCAGGGCAGCACGTTCACGCTGTATCTCCCGGTCGCCCGGCCGGACTTCCAGGACGCGCCGCCCCGTGAGCGGGAGGACGACGCACAGCAGCCCGACAGCCGCCCGGCGCAGATTCCGGCTCCCGCCACGCCCCAGCAGCACCGCCGATTGCTGGTCGTGGAGGAACGCCCGCAAGGCCTGCTGTCGCTGGTCGCGCAGAGCGCCGTCGCCGAACTGGCGGACAGCAACGACCCACGCGGTCCGGTCCAGGTCGTCACGACGGTCGGGGTGGAAGAGGCGGCGGCGGCGCTGGCTGCCGAAGCGTTCCACTGCGTGGTGCTCGAGATGGACATGCCCGACGGCGCCGCGCTGCGATTCCTGGAGACGATGGACGGAGACGCCGCGTTGAGCGGCGTGCCGGTCCTCGTCCACAACCGCAGGCTCGACGCCGAGCAGGAACGCGTGCTGCAACATCGCGCCACACGCCAGCCGTTGGAGTTGCTGTCCAGCCTGGACGATCTGCGGGAACGGATCGTTCTGCACGTCACCGCCGAGGCGCCCGGCGACATGGTGCCCCTGGTACGTCGCGAGGACGCACCGGCCGCCGCGCCGCACCATCCCGACGGCAAGCTCGCAGGCCGCACGGTGCTCATCATCGATGACGACGCCCGTAACCTCTTCGCGCTCAGCAGCATCCTCGAACTGCACGGCATGAGCGTGCTGCACGCGGAGGACGGGCGCGAGGGCATCGACAAGCTGCTCGCTCACCCGGAGACGGACCTGCTCCTGATGGACGTGATGATGCCCGAGATGGACGGTTATACCGCGACGGCCAAGATCCGCGAGATGCCGCAGTACGAGAACCTGCCGATCATCGCCGTGACGGCCAAGGCGATGCTGGGCGACCGCGAGAAGAGTCTCGCCGCAGGCGCCAACGACTACGTCACCAAGCCGGTCGACGCGGACGCGCTGATCGCGTGCATCCAGCACTGGCTGGGTGTCTGA
- a CDS encoding MerR family transcriptional regulator, which yields MGRAAEILGVTPAFLRGLDAAELLTPQRSEGGHRRYSRHQLRLAARVRQLVDDGNTLEAAARIVILEDQLAEARRRNTELQHTLDQRADTAAHPE from the coding sequence ATGGGCCGGGCAGCGGAAATCCTCGGCGTCACCCCGGCCTTCCTGCGCGGCCTCGACGCCGCCGAGTTACTGACGCCACAGCGCTCCGAAGGCGGGCACCGCCGCTACTCCCGCCACCAATTGCGCCTCGCCGCCCGCGTCCGCCAGCTCGTCGACGACGGCAACACCCTCGAAGCAGCCGCCCGCATCGTCATCCTCGAAGATCAACTCGCCGAGGCTCGACGCCGCAACACCGAACTCCAGCACACCCTCGACCAGCGCGCCGACACCGCCGCCCACCCCGAATGA
- a CDS encoding ANTAR domain-containing protein: MLLYGIGDERAFALMRSCSQNTNVRVRDLAQRIVTELPGSGGQRTVGQLRAELDRIMLGPLPPRDSSSTTPLGPTRDAR; this comes from the coding sequence ATGCTGTTGTACGGAATCGGCGACGAGCGAGCGTTCGCGTTGATGCGGTCCTGCTCGCAGAACACCAACGTGCGCGTGCGCGACTTGGCCCAGCGGATCGTCACCGAACTCCCGGGCTCGGGTGGTCAGCGCACGGTAGGGCAACTGCGCGCCGAATTGGACCGGATCATGCTCGGACCGCTGCCCCCGCGCGACTCCAGCTCGACCACACCGCTGGGACCCACCCGCGATGCTCGGTGA
- a CDS encoding glycosyltransferase has protein sequence MARYLLAASPIPGHVAPMQAVAADLRRRGDQVRLVAGKAFGASTRAQDVEFAVLPRDAETARAAPPRGRSSDLVRRWRTGRAELRSAFLAPISAQYRALVTELDGTEYDAVLVDVMFTGAIPLLLSRRKRPPVIVCGVVPLMLSSADCAPFGIGWQPRAGRDYTAMNRFVQQVLFRGDQAGLNSILRALDIGPAPVFLLDWPLLADRILQFTVPGFEYPRSDLPPSVVFTGPISNPASENVDLPSWWPDLEGAKKIVHVTQGTWDNRCFDQLLRPALSALSHRCEVVVVACTGGSRAPVGSLPANAYVTEFIPYAQLLSRVDVMITNGGYGGVNRALSYGVPLIVAGDTADKPETAARVAYTGAGIDLGTAWPRPAAIATAVDKIFESGTFRQAASRLASEMAKRSPFDVIAAVLTEVSSGPRRHAPASAATPADSASPQHSADPREHM, from the coding sequence ATGGCTCGATACCTGTTGGCAGCGAGTCCCATACCCGGGCATGTGGCGCCCATGCAAGCCGTCGCGGCCGACCTGCGGCGGCGTGGTGATCAGGTGCGCTTGGTCGCCGGAAAGGCGTTCGGCGCATCCACCCGAGCGCAGGACGTCGAATTCGCGGTGTTGCCGCGAGACGCGGAGACGGCGCGGGCCGCGCCGCCACGGGGCCGATCGTCGGATCTGGTCCGGCGGTGGCGAACCGGCCGAGCGGAACTGCGGTCGGCTTTCCTCGCCCCGATCTCGGCGCAGTACCGCGCACTGGTCACCGAACTGGATGGAACGGAATACGACGCCGTTCTCGTCGATGTGATGTTCACCGGGGCCATTCCGCTGTTGCTGTCGCGGCGGAAACGGCCGCCGGTGATCGTCTGCGGCGTCGTTCCGTTGATGCTGTCCAGCGCGGACTGTGCGCCGTTCGGGATCGGCTGGCAGCCGCGTGCGGGTCGTGATTACACGGCTATGAACCGGTTCGTGCAGCAGGTCTTGTTTCGTGGTGACCAGGCCGGGCTGAACTCGATTCTGCGTGCGCTCGACATCGGGCCCGCACCGGTATTCCTGCTGGACTGGCCCCTGCTCGCCGATCGAATCCTGCAGTTCACTGTGCCCGGATTCGAATATCCGCGCAGCGATCTGCCGCCCTCGGTTGTCTTCACCGGGCCGATTTCGAACCCTGCCTCCGAAAATGTCGACTTGCCGAGTTGGTGGCCCGACCTGGAGGGCGCGAAAAAGATCGTTCATGTCACACAGGGCACATGGGACAACCGGTGTTTCGATCAATTGCTCCGCCCGGCCTTATCCGCGCTGAGCCACCGCTGCGAGGTAGTGGTCGTCGCGTGCACCGGTGGCTCGCGCGCACCCGTCGGGTCGCTGCCCGCGAACGCGTATGTCACCGAGTTCATTCCCTATGCACAGCTCTTGTCCCGCGTCGACGTGATGATCACCAATGGTGGCTACGGTGGCGTGAACCGAGCACTGAGCTACGGCGTGCCATTGATCGTCGCGGGCGATACCGCCGACAAACCGGAGACCGCGGCCCGTGTGGCATACACCGGAGCAGGCATCGATCTCGGCACAGCATGGCCGCGGCCCGCAGCGATCGCGACGGCGGTCGACAAGATCTTCGAATCCGGCACCTTCCGGCAGGCGGCAAGCCGGTTGGCATCGGAAATGGCGAAGCGGTCACCCTTCGACGTGATCGCTGCCGTACTGACGGAGGTTTCCTCGGGCCCGCGGCGCCACGCACCCGCATCCGCCGCCACACCGGCCGATTCCGCATCACCGCAGCATTCCGCCGATCCGCGCGAACACATGTGA
- a CDS encoding YihY/virulence factor BrkB family protein, protein MATDRGGLNRYESSAEDPASTQDHVQARGRATDTGARPDLDSNEPSSPAELSKPSLLAVVKRAASEFQRDNLTDLAAALTYYAVLAIVPGLIVLVSLLGLLGPNAADELVRQAQQIAPGSSADFVHTLITQAQANKQGAGLGAILGLAVALWSASGYVAAFMRASNVVYGIGEGRPIWKTTPIRLGVTIVAVILLVISTAIVVASGPVAQQIGDFLGVGNTAVTIWNIVKWPVLFVLLSVLLAILFWASPNARQGGVKWISPGGVVAVLIWLIVSVLFAVYIANFSSYDKTYGSLAGVVIFLVWLWLSNIALLLGAEINAELDHGKAIAQGLPEDVEPFAEPRDTRKLGAAEKEAAQAARSARRE, encoded by the coding sequence ATGGCGACAGATCGCGGCGGACTGAACCGGTACGAGAGCAGCGCCGAAGATCCGGCGAGTACGCAGGATCACGTCCAGGCGCGAGGTCGGGCGACCGATACCGGAGCCCGGCCGGATCTCGACTCGAACGAGCCGAGCAGCCCGGCCGAACTGTCGAAACCGTCGTTGCTCGCGGTCGTCAAACGCGCGGCCTCCGAATTCCAGCGCGACAACCTGACCGACTTGGCCGCCGCACTCACCTACTACGCGGTGTTGGCTATCGTGCCGGGCCTTATCGTCCTGGTGTCGCTGCTCGGGCTGCTGGGGCCCAACGCCGCCGACGAGCTCGTGAGGCAGGCGCAGCAGATCGCGCCGGGCTCGAGCGCCGACTTCGTGCACACACTCATCACCCAGGCTCAGGCCAACAAGCAAGGCGCGGGCCTCGGGGCGATACTCGGTCTCGCCGTTGCGTTGTGGTCGGCGTCGGGCTATGTCGCCGCGTTCATGCGCGCATCGAACGTGGTGTACGGCATCGGGGAGGGGCGCCCCATCTGGAAGACCACGCCGATCCGGCTCGGCGTCACCATCGTCGCGGTGATCCTCCTGGTGATCAGCACGGCCATAGTCGTGGCGAGCGGTCCGGTCGCCCAGCAGATCGGCGACTTCCTGGGTGTCGGGAACACCGCAGTGACGATCTGGAACATCGTGAAGTGGCCGGTGTTGTTCGTCCTGCTGTCGGTGCTGCTGGCCATCCTGTTCTGGGCCAGCCCGAACGCCCGACAGGGCGGGGTGAAATGGATCAGCCCTGGCGGCGTTGTCGCAGTCCTCATCTGGCTGATCGTCTCGGTGTTGTTCGCCGTCTATATCGCCAACTTCTCCTCCTACGACAAGACGTACGGGTCGCTGGCGGGTGTCGTGATCTTTCTCGTGTGGTTGTGGCTGAGCAACATCGCGCTGTTGCTGGGCGCCGAGATCAACGCCGAGCTCGATCACGGCAAAGCCATCGCTCAGGGCTTGCCGGAGGACGTCGAACCTTTCGCCGAGCCGCGTGATACCCGCAAGCTCGGCGCGGCGGAAAAGGAAGCAGCACAGGCCGCGAGGTCCGCTCGGCGCGAGTGA
- a CDS encoding PAS and ANTAR domain-containing protein: MSDASGPDAAAGPDSAGPEAEGRDRVGSFRFWFDDQRWEWSDEVAELYGYVPGQVHPTTELVLSHKHPADRAAVADALAIAVRDHGAFCSRHRIIDTAGRLRHVLVVADHIFDATGAVVGTSGYFIDLTATVDQQRREAIDETLPEVVEARAAIEQAKGMLMLAYGLTAEQAFQVLRWRSQETNTKLRVLATKLVTVAAAGGGGPVQLRTQLDHLLLTIHEYPD; this comes from the coding sequence ATGAGTGATGCCAGTGGGCCGGACGCCGCGGCCGGGCCGGACAGCGCCGGGCCGGAAGCGGAGGGCCGTGACCGGGTCGGCAGTTTCCGGTTCTGGTTCGACGATCAGCGTTGGGAATGGTCCGACGAGGTCGCCGAGTTGTACGGCTACGTCCCTGGTCAGGTGCATCCGACCACCGAACTGGTGCTGTCGCACAAGCACCCCGCCGACCGCGCCGCGGTGGCCGACGCTTTGGCCATCGCGGTGCGCGATCACGGTGCGTTCTGCAGCCGCCACCGCATCATCGACACGGCGGGCCGCCTCCGCCACGTGCTGGTGGTCGCCGACCATATCTTCGACGCCACCGGTGCGGTCGTGGGCACCTCCGGTTATTTCATCGATCTGACCGCCACCGTCGACCAGCAGCGACGCGAAGCCATCGATGAAACGCTGCCGGAAGTGGTCGAGGCCCGCGCGGCGATCGAACAGGCCAAGGGAATGCTGATGCTCGCCTACGGGCTGACCGCCGAGCAAGCTTTTCAGGTCTTGCGGTGGCGGTCGCAGGAAACCAACACCAAACTGCGGGTGCTGGCGACCAAACTGGTCACCGTGGCGGCGGCGGGCGGTGGTGGCCCTGTCCAGCTACGTACCCAGCTGGACCATCTCCTGCTGACCATCCACGAGTATCCCGACTGA
- a CDS encoding lycopene cyclase domain-containing protein, whose protein sequence is MDHWRYLLVLVVCLVLTAPLEFLGPGVYRRPRLLLGALLPTVTLFVAWDLVAVAVGVWDFNPRYLLGVFLPGAIPLEELLFFLVVPLCGLLTYVAVETLLGTVRRRGTRSATKGLR, encoded by the coding sequence ATGGACCATTGGCGCTATCTCCTCGTTCTCGTCGTCTGCCTGGTGCTGACCGCTCCGCTGGAGTTCCTCGGTCCTGGTGTCTACCGCAGGCCGCGGCTCCTGCTCGGCGCCCTGCTGCCCACCGTTACGTTGTTCGTGGCCTGGGACCTGGTGGCGGTTGCCGTCGGCGTGTGGGATTTCAATCCCCGCTATCTGCTCGGTGTGTTCCTTCCCGGTGCGATTCCGCTGGAGGAGTTGCTGTTCTTCCTTGTCGTCCCGCTGTGTGGGCTGCTGACCTACGTCGCGGTCGAAACACTGCTCGGCACGGTCCGCCGCCGCGGCACCAGAAGCGCGACAAAAGGGCTGCGATGA